The genomic region GCGCCGGCCGACGCGCTCTGGTAGCGCACGCCACCGCCGACCCCGAGGCCCGACAGGATACCCGTGCGCCAGGTCCAGTCGGCCCACATCGACGCCATCTGCCGCGGCAGCGGCACCGACACCGGCCAGTGGTTCAGCGACGCGTCGTTCGCCTGCACGTTCCTGACGTCCTGATACACATACGACGCGACGACCGACAACTCGCGGGTGACCTTGCCGACCGCGCTCAGCTCGATCCCGCGCGAGCGCACCTTGCCGGTCTGCACGGACGTCGTGCCGGTCGGGTCGAGACTCACCGGTGTCGGCGTCGCGACGTTGGTCTGGTCGATCTGGTAGACGGCCGCACTCAACAGCAGGTTCTTGCCGGGCGGCTGCCAGCGCAACCCGGCTTCCGTCTGCTTGCCGCGTGTCGGCTTCGGCAAGCCGCCGCCGACCATCCTCACGCCGATGACGGGATCGAACGACGTCGAATAGCTCACGTACGGCGACAGCCCGGCGTCGCCCTGATAGGTGAGCCCGACGCGCCCGGAGAACGCACTGACGTCCTGCCGCGCCTGCGTGCCGGCCGTCCGGTCGTCGAACCGCGCATTGACGAAATCCTCGCGGCCGCCGAGCGTCAGCGTCCAGCGCCGCCAGCGGATCTGGTCCTGCGCATACACGCCGAACGTGTTCATCGCCGTGTACTGGTCGACGTGGCCGAGCGACGTCGGGCCGGAGAAAATCGCGTCCGTGACGGGCCGGTAGACGGGGTGATACAGGTTGAGCGACGGCGCCAGCGCGAGCCACACGCTGTTGGTCGTCGTCTGCCGGTCATATTGCGCGCCGAGCAGCAGCGTATGTTCGAGCGGCCCCGTGCCGAAGCGCGCCTGCGCGTGGTTGTCGATGTCGAACCGGCTGTAGTTGAGCTGGAACAGCCCCGCATAACGCATCATGTTGGTGCTGCTGCGGGGCACGTAGCCGATACCGAACACCGTCGCGTCGTCGAGCGACAGGTGCGACCAGCGCACGTCCTGGTGCAGCGACCAGATCGCATTCACGCGGTGCTCCAGCGCGTAGCCGAGCGACCACTGCTTCTTCCGGTAGTCGTTGAAGCCGGGGGCGCCCATGTAGATGTCCTGCGACAGCCGGCCATTCGGGTTCGGCAACACGGTGCCCGACGCCGGTAGGAAGTTCGACGAAATATCGCTGCCGTCCTGCAGGAACGTCGCCGATAGCGTCAGCGACGTATCGGCGGTCGGCCGCCATCGGAACGACGGCGCCAGCGCGACGCGCCGGTCGCCGTTCGGGCCGGTGACCGCGTTGCCGTCGCGCGCCACGCCGACGAAGCGGTACGCATAGCGGCCGTCCGGATCGAGCGTATCGCCGACATCGAGCATGAATTGCTTGCGCGCGTCGTTGCCGATCTGCACGCCGGCTTCGCGGACGCGCTCGCCGTCGGCGAGCTTCGTGTGCGCGTCGACGATCGCGCCGGGTTCGCCCGCGCCGTACAGCACCGAGGTCGGCCCGCGCAGCACGGCGATCGAGTCGATCGTGTACGGGTCGACGCGCCAGTTCGCGATCACGGCCGTATTCGGCGCGGCGACGCCGTCGACGTACAGCGTCGGCGTGAAGCCGCGCAGCGCCGCATACCAGTCGGTGCGGCTGTCGGCGCCGAACGTCGCGAATCCCGGCACGTAGCGCAGCGCCTGGTTCAGGTCGGTCGCGCCGGTCATCTCGATCTGCTGCGCGGTCACGAGATTGATCGTTTGCGGGATCTCGGCCACCGGCGTGTCGGTCTTCGTGCCGGCCGTGGTGCGCAGCCCGACGAGCCCGCTCGACGCGCCGTCGGCCTTCCCGGTCACGTCGATCGTCGGCAGCACGGCCGCCGCCGCGCCGGCCAGCGGCGTGACTGCCGCACCCGATGCCTGCGCGTGTGCGCCGCCCGCCGCCGCCACGACCCACGCGCTTCCGGCCGCGATCGCCCTCGCGCGTCGCGCCGCACCCGTCCCCGTTACCATCGTTCCTTGCTCCGTCGTGCTGGTGGCCGATTCGGCCCGATCGCGGCGCGACGCGCCGTCGGCGTCCGCCCTGTGTTGTCTTCTTGGCGATGCAGGTTGCGCGCGAGTCGGCATGCACTGGCCCATGGCGTCGGTCGCGAGCGCAGCGATGATACCGGGCGAATAGGGCGCAGTCTCAAAAAAATGCGTCGTCGGCCGGCGCCGGGCAAGGCGGATGAAAGACGGGGACGCTAGACTGCGTGCGCGACGGGAAGCGGCCGCGGGCTGCACGGCCCGCGCGCATCAACGGGGTTCGTCGTGCCTGGGCGGCCGCGCGCGTCCTGCGTCGCGAGGTTGTCCGCCCCCGGTTCGGCTTCCGTGTTTGCCACGTCATCGTCACGTCACCACCGAGGACCGTATGCGCCGCCTGTCGACTCGCCCCCTGTTCGCCGCGTGGCTCGCGGTGAGCGCACTTTGCTGGGCCATGCCGCCGGCCGGCGCCTGTGAGGTCCCGGCGGCCGTCACGACGATCGATCCGCCCGGCTACTATGACGACGCCGCCGGCTATGCGCGCGCCGTGAAGCCGATGCGCGATTTCATTTCACGGCTCAATGCGTCGGCGGACAAGGGTGACTGGTCATGCGCGGTGAGCCTGCTGGAAAGCTGGGCGCGGGCCGACGCGCTGATGGGCCGGATCACCGGTTACCAGGGCGACTACGAGCGCTCCTGGGCCGGCACCGACTTCGCGATGGTGATCCTGCGCATGCCGCGCGACGTGCGCGACGCGAACCGCGCCCGGTTCGACGCGATCGATCCGTGGCTCGAACGTATCGCGACCGCCACCCGCGATGCGCAAGCGATCAACCACCTGCACAACAACCTCGTGTACTGGGCCGGACTCGACCTGATCGCCATCGGCACTGTGACCGGCAACGCGAGCCTCGTCGATTCGGGGCTGCTGCGGGTACGCGAAGGCATCCGCGACATCGGCCCCGACGGTTCGCTGGCACGGGAAGTCAAACGCGGCAACCGCGCGCTGCACTATCACACGTTCGCGCTGCTCCCGCTCGTGTTCGCGGCGGAACTCGTGCAGCGGCGCCATATCGATCTCTATCGGGAAAACGACGGCGCGATCGGCCGCCTGGCGAACCTGGTCATCAACGCGGTCGACGATCCCGCCAGCTTCACGGCCATCACGCCGGTCAGGCAGGACCTGTTTCCGTGGACGTTCCGCGATGAACTGAGCTGGGTCGAGCCGTACTACGCGCGCTTTCACGACGCGCGGCTGCCGGCGATCATCGCACCGCGCCGCCCGTTCACCGAATGGCGGCTCGGCGGGAATGTGACGGCAGTCTGGGGCGTGTCGCTGCCGTAGCGGGAGCGGCCTGCCGCGTGAACCGCTAGGCGCGCCCGCGCCGCATCCTGAGCGTCGCCGACGGCGACTCGCCGAACGCCCGCTTGTACTCGATCGCGAACCGCCCGAGGTGCGCGAAACCCCATTTCAGCGCGATGTCCGTCACCGACGCGAGCCCCGGCGACGCGTCGGCCAGCAATTCCTCGCGCACATGTTGCAGCCGCAACTGCCGCACGAAGCCCATCGGCGTGGTGCCGTGGCGATGACGAAAGCCGGCGAACAGCGTGCTCGGGCTGACGCCGGCGAGTTCGGCGAGCCGTTCGATCGTCAGCGGCTCGTCGAGATGCGCGCGGATGTAGTCCTCGACGCGCCGCACATAGAACGGCGCAATCGCCACCGGCAGGTGCCGCGTGCCGTTGCGTGCGCTGTTCGGGTGGCCGTGCAGCAGCAGGTTGAGCAGCGTCGATTCGAGCTGCTCGAACGCGAGCGGATGACGCAGCGGATGCGCGTCCGTCGCGATCGCGCCGGCGAGGATCGGCAGCATCTGCATCAGACACGCGCCCTGCGCCGACGACAGGCTGAATGCCGGCTCGAATTCGACCGGCGCGCGCCGGTCGTCGCCGAAATGCCGCTGCGCGTGGCGCTCCATCACTTCGCGCTCGATACGCAGGATGACTTGCGGACATGCGTCGCCCCAGCGCATCTTCAGCGGCAGCGTCGGCGAGATCAACGACGCGGTGCCCGGCGACGACACGAAACGCGCCGAGCCGCACTCGATCTCCGCGTCGCCGCGCAACGGGATCTGCAACAGGAAGAAGTGCTCGAGCGGCCCGGGCTCGATGCTGACGCCGCCGCCATAATCGAGCAGGTTCAACGACAGGTTGCCCCAGCGCGCGTGATGCATGCAGCTGTGCAGCGCGCGCGATTCGCCGGTCGGCGTGAGCCGGTGCGGCTTGAAGACGTCGGCCACGCGTGCGCGCACCTCGTCGACGTCGTTCGACTGCAGCAGCAGGTTGTCGTGATTGAAACAGGCCGTATCCGGCAACCAGCCTGTTCCGGAAAATTGCGCCATCGCTGTTCTCCCGTCATGCTCCATTGCACTCGCGCCGTGCATGCATTCCCGATGTGGGGGCATCCGCCGCACGATCCGGATAGCGCCCGGAGTATCCGGACAGTCCGGCCGCCCAAGCGCGCAAGTCCTGCATACATGACGCAAGAAGCGGGCCGTTCGCGCATCGTAGAAAACTGTGCGGGGCTTCCGCATCCGCACATACCCGCAGTCAGCCGCGCGCCCGCCCATGCGCGGCGGCCGGTGCAACAGGTTTCCGGAATTCGCGGATATCGGCCGAAGAAAGCGGATAGAAGTGCCCATTTCGTCCGCCAATACTGGGTCCGTCGCAGCAAAAAACTGGAATGGAGGGACATATGCAAGGACGTCACATCGAGATTCCGTCGCCGGACGGCGGCACGTTTCGCGCCTACCTGAGCACGCCGGCCGGCGGCAAGGGACCGGGCATCGTGCTGTGCCACGAGATCTTCGGCGCGAACGCGACGATGCGGGAAGCAGCCGACTACTACGCGGAGGAAGGCTATACGGTGCTCGTGCCCGACCTGTTCTGGCGCCAGGCGCCGGGGATCGAACTCGGCTATGCGGGAGCGGATGCCGAACGCGCAATGGCCCTTTACCGCGAATACGACGAGAACAAGGGTGTCGAGGATGTTGGCGCCACGCTGGCCGTGCTCAGGCAGCTTCCCGAATGCACGGGCGGAACCGGCGTGCTCGGCTACTGTCTCGGCGGCAAGCTCGCGTATCTCGCCGCGTGCCGGCTGCCGGACGTGGCCGCGGCGGTCAGCTACTACGGCGTCGGCATCGAGCACGCGCTCGACGAGGCGTCGCACCTGCACGGCCGGCTCGTGCTGCAGATCGCGGGGCAGGACCGCTTCTGCCCGCCCGACGCGCAGCAGCGCATTGCTGGAGCGCTGGCCGGGCGCGACGGCGTCGAAGTGTACGTGTATCCCGGGGTCGATCACGCGTTCGCACGCGCCGGCGGCGATCATTTCGACAAGGCCGCCGCGAGCATGGCCCATCAGCGCGCGATCGCCGCGTTCCGTGCCGCGCTCGGCCCGCACTACGATCTGTCCACACTGTGGGAAGCGCATCTCCAACATGAATTCGACACGCGCAACGTCGATGCCACGATGGCGACGATGGTTGCCGAACCGTACGTCAACCATATTCCGACGCTGACGGGCGGCGTCGGCTACGACGAGCTCAAGCGCTTCTACACGCATCACTTCGTGCATGCGAATCCGCCGGACACGACGATCACGCCGATCTCGCGCACGGTCGGCGCGAGCCAGATCGTCGACGAGCTGCTGTTCTGCTTCACGCACACCACCGAGATCGACTGGATGCTGCCGGGCGTCGCGCCGACCGGCAAGCGCGTCGAGATTCCGCTCGTCGCGATCGTCAAGTTTCGCGGCGACAAGCTCTATCACGAGCACATCTACTGGGACCAGGCGAGCGTGCTCGTGCAGGTCGGCCTGCTCGATCCGGCCGGCCTGCCGGTCGCGGGCGTTGAAACGGCCCGCAAGCTGCTCGACGAAACCGTGCCGTCGAACGGGCTGATGCGCCGCTGGCAGGACAGCGAGCCGTCGTCGGGCACGCATTGACACAACACCTTCCCCCACACAACGATTTCCGGAGACACCCCATGACTGCCCTTGCTGGCAAAGTCGCGATCGTCACCGGCGGCGCCACGCTGATCGGCGCCGCGGTCGCGCAGGACCTGAGCCGCGCCGGTGCGTGCGTCGCGATCCTCGATCTCGATGCGGAGAACGGCGCGCGCGTGGCCGACTCGCTCGGCGAACGGGCGATGTTCGTCGCGCTCGACATCACCGACGATCGCGCGATCGAGCATGCGGTCGCGGCCATCGTCGAGCGGTTCGGCGCGATCGACGTGCTCGTCAACCTCGCGTGCAGCTACGTCGACAACGGCATCCAGGCGACCCGCAACGACTGGCTCGCCGCGATGGACGTCAACGTCGTGTCGGCGGCGATGCTCGCCAAGGCCGTGCATCCGCAGATGGTCCGGCGCGGCGGCGGCGCGATCGTGAACTTCAGCTCGATCTCGGCCCAGTGCGCGCAAACCGGCCGCTGGCTGTACCCGACATCGAAGGCGGCGATCCGCCAGCTCACGCGCAGCATGGCGATGGATCTCGCGCCCGACCGCATTCGCGTCAACTCGGTGTCGCCGGGCTGGACGTGGTCGCGCGTGATGGACGAGCTGACGCACGGCGACCGCGCGAAGACCGATCGCGTCGCCGCGCCGTTCCACCTGCTCGGCCGGGTCGGCGATCCGTCCGAGGTCGCGCAGGTCGTGACGTTCCTGTGCAGCGACGCGGCGAGCTTCGTGACCGGCGCCGACTACGCGGTGGATGGCGGCTATGCCGCGATGGGCCCTGAACAGGCGGTGCCAGCCATTCCGCGTCTCGCGGAGTGACGGTTCCTCAGCACCGCTTCCCGCCATCGTTTTGATCCCGGCCGGCATTCGGCCAACCAAGGACAACCTCATGAGACGCATCGCCATCGTCGGCGCCGGCCAGTCCGGCCTGCAACTCGCCTTCGCCCTGCTCGACCAGGGCTACCACGTCACGCTCGCGACCAACCGCGACGCCGAACAGATTCGCACCGGCAAGGTCATGTCGAGCCAGTGCATGTTCCACACGTCATTGCAGATCGAGCGCGATCTCGGCCTGAACACGTGGGAGGAAGCGTGCCCGTCCGTCGAAGGGATCGGCATCGCGGTGCCGCATCCGGACGGCAACGGCCGCAAGGTGATCGACTGGTCGTCCCGGCTGACGCGCTACGCGCAGTCGGTCGACCAGCGCGTGAAGATGGCCGACTGGCTCGACCGCGTGAAGCGCCGGGGCGCGGACGTGCGCATTGCCGACATCGGCGTGCCCGAACTCGAGGAGCTCGCACGCAGCCACGACCTCGTGCTGCTCGCGGCCGGCAAGGGCGAGATCGTCAACCTGCTCGGCCGCGACGACACGCGCAGCGCGTTCGACCGCCCGCAACGCGCGCTGGCCCTCACCTACGTGAAAGGGATGACGCCGAGCCAGCCGTATTCGCGCGTGCGCTTCAACCTGCTGCCGGGCATCGGCGAGTACTTCGTGTTTCCCGCGCTGACCACGACGGGCCCGTGCGAAATCATGGTGTTCGAAGGCATTCCGGGCGGCCCGCTCGACTGCTGGGCCGACGTGAAGACGCCCGACCAGCATCTGGACCGGAGCCTGTCGTTCCTGCAGCAGTACGTACCGTGGGAATTCGAGCGCTGCCGCGACGTCGAGCTCACCGATCCGAACGGCACGCTCGCCGGACGCTTCACGCCGACGGTGCGCAAGCCGTTCTTCCGGTTGCCGTCGGGCCGCACGGTGTTCGGGATGGCCGACGCGGTGGTCGTCAACGATCCGATCACCGGCCAGGGATCGAACAACGCCGCGAAATGCGCGAACGCGTATTTCGACGCGATCGTCGCACGCGATGCCGCGCCGTTCGGCGAAGACTGGATGCAGCAGACCTTCGAAGGGTACTGGGCGTATGCGCAGCACGTCGTGCGCTGGACCAACTCGCTGCTCACGCCACCGCCGCCGCACATCCTCGAACTGCTCGGCGCGGCCGGCCGGTTGCCGTCGCTCGCCGCGGCGATCGTCGACGGCTTCGACGATCCGCGCCGGTTCTCGCCGTGGTGGTTCGAGCCGTCGGCCTGCGCGGCGATGATCCGCGAACACAGCGTACGCACGGAGTGACCGACATGGAAACGACCACTACCGATCGCCCGGCCCTCGACCCGCTGCAGTTGCGCACCGCGTTCGGGCAATTCCCGACCGGCGTGACCGTGATCACCACGTGCGCGGCCGACGGACGCAAGGTGGGCCTCACCGCCAATTCGTTCTCGTCGCTGTCGCTCGATCCGCCGCTCGTGCTGTGGAGCCTGCGCAAGGTCGCGCCGAGCCGCCCGGATTTCGTCGCGGCCACCCATTTCGCGATCAACATCCTCGCGCACGACCAGATCGAGCTGTCGCGCCGCTTCGCGACGCCCAGCGCCGACAAGTTCGACGGCGTGCTTCACGTCGATTCGGAAACCGGCGGCGTGCCCTGCCTCGACGGCGCGAGCGCGCGCTTCGTGTGCCGCAACGTCGGCCATTACGAAGGCGGCGATCACCTGCTCTTCATCGGCCAGATCGAACAGTTCGACACGTTCGGCCGTGCGCCGCTGGTGTTCCATGCGGGCCAGTATCGCGCGATCGCCGATCATCCCGATCTTTTTCGCGCCATTTGATTAGTTATACAAATAAATATTCCAGGAGGTGGTGAACATGAAACTCGGCTCTCGCATGCTCGTCGTCGCAGGCCTCACGATCGCCGGCATGGCCGCCAGCGCGCCGGCCGGCGCAGCCGACCTGCCGGCGGTCAACCTCGGCATGACCAGCTTCCTCGACGGGATGCCGCCGGCCGGCGCCGGCTGGTACGGCACGCAGTACCTGCAGTACTACACGGCCGGCCGCGTCAACGACAATGCGGGCAACAAGGTCGGGTTGCCGAAGCAGGACATCGACCTGTTCGCGGGGCTGAGCCAGCTCGTCTATCAGTCGCCGCTGACGTTCGCGGGCATGCATCCCGGCCTCGACGTGATCCTGCCGTGGATCGCGTCCGCGCGAACCGACGACGGCATCGGCAACGTCGCGCTGAATGCGCGCGCCGGCTTCGGCGACCTGCTGATCGGCCCGTTCATCCAGTTCGACCCGGTGATGGGCGCGCAAGGCCCGCGCTTCGCGCAGCGCGTGGAGTTCCAGTTCATCGCGCCGACCGGCGCGTACGATCCTTCGCGGGCGATCAATCCCGGCAGCCATGTCTGGTCGTTCGATCCGTACTGGGCAGCGACGCTGTGGCTCACGCCCAAGTGGACCGTGTCGTGGCGGCTGCATTATCTGTGGAACGCGACCAACCATCAGCCGGCCACGTCGCTCGGCCCGGACGTGACGTCGACGCAGGCCGGCCAGGCGATCCACGCGAACTTCGCGACCGAATACGAAGTGCGCCCCGGCCTGCGGCTGGGACTCAACGGCTACTGGCTGCGCCAGACCACCGACATGAAGACAAACGGGCAGGACGTGCCGGGCACGCGGGAGGCCGTGTTCGCGATCGGCCCGGGGGCCATGTATAGCTTCTCGCCGCAGGATCATCTGATGTTCAACGCGTACTTCGAAACCTATGCGCGCAACCGGCCGCAGGGCACGCGGATGGTGCTGCGGTATGTGCATCACTTTCAGTGACGGCCGCGAACGGCGACGACGTGCCCCCTCCATCGCTCACGCGCCGTGAACGTCCTCGTCGATCCGCAGCAGCCGGCCGGCGTTCGCAATCACGACGAACGTGCCAACGTTGTGCAGGATCGCCGCCCACACCGCGCCGAGCATGCCGGTCGCGGCGAGCGCGATCACCGCGAGCGTCCACGCGAGGCCGATCGCCGCATTGGTCGTCGCCGTGCGACGGCATTGTCGGCCAAGGCGGATGCAGGTCGGAATCCGCTTCAGGTCGTCGCCCAGCAGCACGACATCGGCCGATGCGATCGCGATGTCGACGCCACGCTCGCCCATCGCGATGCTCGTCGAGCCGGCCTTGATCGCCAGCACGTCGTTCAGCCCGTCGCCGACGACGAGCGGATGCAGGCCCGCACCGATCTCGCGCATCACATAGTCGAGCTTGTCGTGCGGCAGCGCCTGCGCGACCACCGTCTCGATGCCGGTCTCGGCCGCGACCTTGCTCGCGACGCGCTCGCGGTCACCCGTCAGCAGCGTCTGCCGCGCAAGGCCCAGCGTCCGCAGTTCGGCGAGCGCATCGCGCGCATCGGGCCGCAAGGTGTCCGCGAAACCGAACCACGCGAGCAGCCGCCCGTCGAGCACGAGGCCGACGAGCGGCCCGTCGAATCCTTCCGGCGGTGACGGCAAGTCACCGGCATGGTCGGCGAGCAGCGTGGGCCGGCCGAGTACCGCCGTGCCGTCCGGCGTGTCGGCGACGACCCCGAGCCCGCGCAATTCCCGCGTGCGCTCGAACGGCGCAACGGCAGCGCCGGTCAGGCCTGACGCGGCGGCATCGCGAACGAGCGCGCGGCTCGCCGGATGCGCGCTGCTTTCGCCGAGCCGCGCGGCCAGCGCACGCGCCTGCGCGCCGTCAACGCCCGGCTGCAGCCACACCTGCCGCACGTGCAATTCCCCGCGGGTGAGCGTGCCCGTCTTGTCGATCACGAGCGAATCGACTTCGGCGATCTTGTCGAGGAACGCGGCATTGCGAAACAGGATGCCGTGCCGCGCGCCGACCGCGATCCCGGCAATGGCCGTGGACGGCGCGGCGAGCACCAGCGCGCACGGGCACGCGGCCACGATCACCGCGAGCATCGCCGATGCATTCGAGGACGTGAACCAGACGATCGCCGCGATCAGCAGCACGAGCGCGAGATATGCGCCCATGTGCCGCTCGAGCACTTGCGTGACGGGCGGTTTCGCCTGTTCCGCGTGCTGCATCAGCGCGATGATCTTGCCGAGCGTCGAATCCTTGCCCGTGTGCGTGACGTCGATGCGCAGCACGCCGTCGAGGTTCAGCGCGCCGCCATACACGGCGCTGCCTGCGTCGACGTCGTGCGGCACGGATTCGCCGGTGATCGGCCCATTGTCGACGCTCGACGTGCCCGCGACGACGACGCCGTCGACCGGAATGCGCGCGCCGGCCACCACTTCGATGCGGTCGCCCGCACGCAGCGCGTCGTACGCGACTTCGACGACACTGCCGTCGGTGCCGATACGGCGCACGCGGCCGGCCGTCAGCCGGCCGAGCGCGCGGATCGCCTCCTGCGAACCGAGCACGCTGCGCTCTTCCAGTGCATGGCCGAAGGTCATCACGATCGGCAGCAACGCGGCTGTCGTCATGTCGCCGATCGCCCACGCGGCCAGCATCGCGAGCGCGATCAGGCGATCGGTCACGCCGTGCAGGCTCGGCGCGCGCAGGCTGTGCCACGCGCTCGCGAACACCGGCCCCGCGACGATCAGCGACGCGAGCGCGGCGAGCAGTTGCGCGAGCGTGTCGCCGCCGGCCGACAGCACGCGCCATGCGAACGACAGCACGAGCAGGCCGCCCCCGAGCAGCGCCAGCGCGATCTGCCGCGTGATCGTGCGGCGTTCGTCGGAGGACAGCGCGTAGGCGGTCGTGCCGGCAGGCGCGGCGTCCGGCTGCGTGGCCGGTTCGGCGAGCGAATTCATCGGGCGGTTCCGGGCAGGATCAGGTTGGAAGTATCGTGCGGATCGATCGTCGTCACGCGTCCGGCTTTCGACAGCACATGCTGCATGCGATCGCGATACAGCCGCGCCAGCAGCCCCGGATCGCCGTTCTCGCGAAGCGTCGCGTCGAGTTGCCGGATGTCCAGCGTGTCGGTCTGCGCGGTCGCGACGCGTTCGGCCGCGTGGGCCTGCGCGTCCTGCACGATCCGGTCGGCATCCTGCTGCGCATCCTGGCGCCGCTGTTCGGCGGCGGTGCGGGCTTCGGCGATGGTCCGTTCAGCGACCTGCAGCGACGTCAGCACCGCGTTGAACGCATCGGCGGCCGCTCCGGGAAACGCGGGCTGCACGTCGACGCGCGCGATTTCGACGCCGAGCCCCGCGTGCGCCGCGTCGAGTGCGCGCAGGTGCCGCGCGATCGTATCGGCGAGATCGCCGCGCAACCGTTCGCGACGCGCGGCCATCTGCCGGTCAGCGGCCAGTTGCTCGGGCCGCGCGACCAGGATCGCGTCGAGATCGCGGGTCGCCGCAACTTCGACGGCCGACGCGGACACGATCCGCTCGAGCGCCGCGTCGAGGCGAGCCTGCTGCAGCACGTACGCGTACGGATCGCTGACCCGGTAATAAAGCACCGCGCTCAACGCGACCGCGCCGCCGTCGCCCGTCAGCACGTAGCCCGAACCGGCGAGCGCGTCGGGCAACCGCGCGACGCCCTTCGCGGACGGCGCGAGCGCCCGCGGATCGCGGTCGAGCGAGCGGATCCGCTGCTCGAGCACGCGCGCGGCGCCCGGCACGAGCAGGACCGATTCGAACGGCTGCGGCCACGCGATCACGAGCCCGGCGTCCTGGGTACGCACGAGCGCGCCGAACCGCATCACGACCGCGCGGCTGTCCGCCGGAATCCGCCGGATGTTCGAGCCGGCCCACGCGCAGGCGGCGAGCACCGCGAGCGCGGCGACGAACCAGAACGACAGACGCACGGCCTGCGCGCCCGGCCCGAGCGGCGGTGCGGACGGCTCGCTCATCGCGCGGCCTTGTGTGCCTTGGGCGCCGGCGCGGCCTGCGCCGACGCGTCGCCCGGGCCCTGCACGAGCACGCGGAACGGCGCGGCGTCGGTACGCAGGATCAGGTTCGTATTGGTGCCGACCACCGTGTTCAGCGTGTCGAGCGAACGCAGCATCGTGTACAGGTGCGGGTTGCCCGCATAGCTCTTGCCGTAGATGTCGGCCGCGTCCTTGCGCGATTGCGCTTCGATGCCGGCCGCTTTCACGTTCGCATCGGCCAGTGCGATGCGCGCGTCGCGCTCGGCATCGGAACGGATCTGCGCGGCCTCGCGATTGCCCTCCGCGGTACGCTGCGCGGCCACCGTCTCGCGTTCCGCGCTCATCCGGTCGACGGTCGCGGCGAGCGTGACGGCCGGCAGCGTGAGCCGTTCGAGCCCGACCTGGGCGACGCGCACGCCATAAGCCGAATAGAGCTGCGCATCGATCTGCCGGCGCAGCGCATCTTCGAACTCGCCGATCTTCACCTGGGCCGGATCGGTGTTCACGAGCGACGCGAGATCGTATCCGGCGGACGTCGTCTGCAGCGCGGAGCCGACGAGCGAGCGGATCTGCCGCGCCGCTTCGTCCGGCTCGTTGCCGACCGCGCGCATGAAGCGCCCGATGTCGCGCGCATCGGCCGGCACGCGCCACGCGACGTAGGCCTCGACGATGATGCGCAGCCCGTCGCGGGTACCGACGTCCTGCAGGCCGCTCGACGTGGTGTGCAGGCGCAGGTCGACGGGCGTCACCGCGTCGATCGGCGCGGGCAGGCGCCACGCGAGCCCGGGTTCGAGCAGCACGCGCACCGGCCGGCCGAAGCGCGTGATCACCGACGCCTCGCCGGCACGCACCTGCACGAAGCTCGCCACCGCGAGCGCGACGAGCACGCACAGCACCGCGACGGCCACGCGCAGGCGAAACGCGCCGGGCGGCTGCGGCGCACCGTGGTGCGCGTGATGAGGATGGCCGTGGTGCGCATGATCATGCGCGT from Burkholderia sp. HI2500 harbors:
- a CDS encoding SDR family oxidoreductase; this encodes MTALAGKVAIVTGGATLIGAAVAQDLSRAGACVAILDLDAENGARVADSLGERAMFVALDITDDRAIEHAVAAIVERFGAIDVLVNLACSYVDNGIQATRNDWLAAMDVNVVSAAMLAKAVHPQMVRRGGGAIVNFSSISAQCAQTGRWLYPTSKAAIRQLTRSMAMDLAPDRIRVNSVSPGWTWSRVMDELTHGDRAKTDRVAAPFHLLGRVGDPSEVAQVVTFLCSDAASFVTGADYAVDGGYAAMGPEQAVPAIPRLAE
- a CDS encoding AraC family transcriptional regulator, which codes for MAQFSGTGWLPDTACFNHDNLLLQSNDVDEVRARVADVFKPHRLTPTGESRALHSCMHHARWGNLSLNLLDYGGGVSIEPGPLEHFFLLQIPLRGDAEIECGSARFVSSPGTASLISPTLPLKMRWGDACPQVILRIEREVMERHAQRHFGDDRRAPVEFEPAFSLSSAQGACLMQMLPILAGAIATDAHPLRHPLAFEQLESTLLNLLLHGHPNSARNGTRHLPVAIAPFYVRRVEDYIRAHLDEPLTIERLAELAGVSPSTLFAGFRHRHGTTPMGFVRQLRLQHVREELLADASPGLASVTDIALKWGFAHLGRFAIEYKRAFGESPSATLRMRRGRA
- a CDS encoding TonB-dependent siderophore receptor, which codes for MVTGTGAARRARAIAAGSAWVVAAAGGAHAQASGAAVTPLAGAAAAVLPTIDVTGKADGASSGLVGLRTTAGTKTDTPVAEIPQTINLVTAQQIEMTGATDLNQALRYVPGFATFGADSRTDWYAALRGFTPTLYVDGVAAPNTAVIANWRVDPYTIDSIAVLRGPTSVLYGAGEPGAIVDAHTKLADGERVREAGVQIGNDARKQFMLDVGDTLDPDGRYAYRFVGVARDGNAVTGPNGDRRVALAPSFRWRPTADTSLTLSATFLQDGSDISSNFLPASGTVLPNPNGRLSQDIYMGAPGFNDYRKKQWSLGYALEHRVNAIWSLHQDVRWSHLSLDDATVFGIGYVPRSSTNMMRYAGLFQLNYSRFDIDNHAQARFGTGPLEHTLLLGAQYDRQTTTNSVWLALAPSLNLYHPVYRPVTDAIFSGPTSLGHVDQYTAMNTFGVYAQDQIRWRRWTLTLGGREDFVNARFDDRTAGTQARQDVSAFSGRVGLTYQGDAGLSPYVSYSTSFDPVIGVRMVGGGLPKPTRGKQTEAGLRWQPPGKNLLLSAAVYQIDQTNVATPTPVSLDPTGTTSVQTGKVRSRGIELSAVGKVTRELSVVASYVYQDVRNVQANDASLNHWPVSVPLPRQMASMWADWTWRTGILSGLGVGGGVRYQSASAGAPDNSLTVPSVTLVDLALHYEMPHWRFALNVANVFDRSYVSGCQSYAVCVFGNERTVLATAKYNW
- a CDS encoding dienelactone hydrolase family protein, with the translated sequence MQGRHIEIPSPDGGTFRAYLSTPAGGKGPGIVLCHEIFGANATMREAADYYAEEGYTVLVPDLFWRQAPGIELGYAGADAERAMALYREYDENKGVEDVGATLAVLRQLPECTGGTGVLGYCLGGKLAYLAACRLPDVAAAVSYYGVGIEHALDEASHLHGRLVLQIAGQDRFCPPDAQQRIAGALAGRDGVEVYVYPGVDHAFARAGGDHFDKAAASMAHQRAIAAFRAALGPHYDLSTLWEAHLQHEFDTRNVDATMATMVAEPYVNHIPTLTGGVGYDELKRFYTHHFVHANPPDTTITPISRTVGASQIVDELLFCFTHTTEIDWMLPGVAPTGKRVEIPLVAIVKFRGDKLYHEHIYWDQASVLVQVGLLDPAGLPVAGVETARKLLDETVPSNGLMRRWQDSEPSSGTH
- a CDS encoding mannuronate-specific alginate lyase, with protein sequence MRRLSTRPLFAAWLAVSALCWAMPPAGACEVPAAVTTIDPPGYYDDAAGYARAVKPMRDFISRLNASADKGDWSCAVSLLESWARADALMGRITGYQGDYERSWAGTDFAMVILRMPRDVRDANRARFDAIDPWLERIATATRDAQAINHLHNNLVYWAGLDLIAIGTVTGNASLVDSGLLRVREGIRDIGPDGSLAREVKRGNRALHYHTFALLPLVFAAELVQRRHIDLYRENDGAIGRLANLVINAVDDPASFTAITPVRQDLFPWTFRDELSWVEPYYARFHDARLPAIIAPRRPFTEWRLGGNVTAVWGVSLP